In Bacillus sp. DX3.1, the following proteins share a genomic window:
- a CDS encoding MIP/aquaporin family protein, with amino-acid sequence MVQYIAEFFATALMVILGLGVISNVHSKGTKGHQSGFMVVATAWGFAVMIPAIIFGGISGNHINPAFTIALAINGQFPWSEVIPYVTAQLLGAFVGAFVVWVMYKPFMEQTEEKGEVLGCFGTVPAKGTSKARAFTVEFVGTFILAFGALGIIHSPLMGDNKLLAHVAIGFLVWGIVLSLGGITGCALNPARDLMPRLVHMIMPIKGKGKSNWGYAWVPVVAPIVGATVAVFTYFHIFG; translated from the coding sequence ATGGTGCAATACATCGCAGAGTTTTTCGCTACAGCGTTAATGGTAATTTTAGGTCTTGGTGTTATATCCAATGTACATTCAAAAGGAACTAAAGGTCATCAAAGTGGTTTTATGGTTGTTGCAACAGCTTGGGGATTTGCAGTAATGATTCCTGCAATAATCTTTGGTGGCATTAGTGGAAACCATATCAACCCTGCTTTCACTATTGCATTAGCAATTAACGGTCAATTCCCTTGGTCAGAGGTTATTCCATACGTTACAGCACAATTACTTGGTGCATTCGTTGGTGCATTCGTAGTATGGGTAATGTATAAACCGTTTATGGAACAAACAGAAGAGAAAGGAGAAGTTTTAGGATGTTTCGGTACAGTACCTGCTAAAGGAACTTCTAAGGCACGTGCTTTCACAGTTGAGTTTGTTGGTACATTCATTCTAGCATTCGGTGCATTAGGTATCATACACTCTCCACTTATGGGAGATAATAAATTACTTGCACACGTAGCAATCGGTTTTCTAGTATGGGGTATTGTTCTTTCATTAGGCGGTATCACTGGTTGTGCTTTAAACCCTGCAAGGGATCTAATGCCAAGACTTGTTCATATGATTATGCCAATCAAAGGTAAAGGTAAATCAAATTGGGGATATGCTTGGGTTCCAGTTGTAGCGCCAATCGTAGGTGCTACAGTAGCAGTATTCACTTACTTTCACATCTTTGGATAA
- a CDS encoding M3 family metallopeptidase, translating into MNQTVHHPTRWDLDRLYPENKDPILSTEIAAIQQLIEEYKENKDSKILFQIIQRIEKAEYYHYCLTIEKTDQSAITLLHTNINNLKTEARILLQDSKTDMSNFTENKNINFMRDELKAWEDMYIQLRNKLEIHYDNKGNKEILSFGKANHLAMNHENMNTRSTVFHSLTETLEQEKNLFALVLNHMGRLRNVKNQMLIEKDVLSESLQVNGISHHVLSEMWNTIEENLEKLTSFLDFQKNNSDTLTWHEFMTTGENEQIEIPFSTGVEEIYDALKNIDEELAQFALQAITYGWVDAEPRDRKSSSGCCVPFLSERESRISLRYDGTLNSVRILAHELGHAWHFYQISQNPSNSFLDDYLPMSMAESASIFFEMVLVDHLVEKTDRREIKKELLNWKIRNSFNYLMAIRASFMFEQSFYEERKKGPLSADGLEKLSIDSQQIAYGNRLTEYQPFVWMKYDQFYTANVPFYNYPYTFGYLLSLGLLEIAKQEGSEFNRKYKLFLSDTGKRPVEELVNQYFQIDLANPDFWRESLLQINKDIDDYIQLEKEEF; encoded by the coding sequence ATCAATCAAACGGTACATCATCCAACACGCTGGGATTTAGATAGGTTGTATCCTGAAAATAAAGACCCTATTCTTTCCACAGAAATAGCAGCAATTCAACAGTTAATAGAAGAATATAAAGAAAATAAAGACTCGAAAATACTCTTTCAAATCATACAAAGAATTGAAAAAGCGGAGTATTACCATTACTGTCTTACTATCGAAAAAACTGATCAATCTGCAATCACTTTACTGCATACCAACATAAATAACCTCAAAACAGAAGCTCGTATACTATTACAAGACTCAAAAACTGATATGAGTAACTTCACTGAAAACAAAAATATCAATTTTATGAGAGATGAATTAAAAGCTTGGGAAGATATGTACATACAATTAAGAAACAAATTAGAAATTCACTATGATAATAAAGGAAATAAAGAGATACTTTCATTTGGTAAAGCAAATCATCTTGCTATGAACCATGAAAACATGAATACACGTTCAACTGTATTTCATTCTTTAACAGAGACATTGGAGCAGGAGAAAAATTTGTTTGCTTTAGTTCTCAATCACATGGGAAGATTACGAAATGTGAAAAATCAAATGTTGATAGAGAAAGATGTACTATCAGAATCGCTTCAAGTGAATGGGATCTCTCATCATGTATTATCTGAAATGTGGAATACAATCGAAGAGAACCTTGAAAAATTAACAAGTTTTCTAGATTTCCAAAAAAATAATTCAGACACATTAACATGGCATGAATTTATGACAACGGGAGAAAATGAACAGATTGAAATTCCTTTTTCAACAGGTGTGGAAGAAATATATGATGCGTTAAAAAATATTGATGAAGAACTAGCGCAATTTGCATTACAGGCAATTACATATGGATGGGTAGATGCAGAACCGAGAGACCGTAAATCATCAAGTGGATGTTGTGTTCCTTTTTTAAGTGAAAGGGAATCTAGAATTTCTTTACGCTATGATGGTACGCTTAATAGTGTAAGAATTTTAGCTCATGAATTAGGGCACGCTTGGCACTTTTATCAAATCAGTCAAAATCCGTCTAATTCCTTTTTAGATGATTATCTTCCAATGAGTATGGCTGAATCTGCATCTATTTTCTTTGAAATGGTACTTGTGGATCATTTGGTTGAAAAAACAGATCGTCGAGAGATAAAAAAAGAGTTACTTAACTGGAAAATTAGAAATAGCTTTAATTATTTGATGGCCATTCGAGCTTCATTTATGTTTGAACAGTCATTTTATGAAGAAAGAAAAAAAGGACCTTTAAGTGCGGATGGATTAGAGAAATTATCTATAGATTCACAACAAATCGCATATGGAAATCGATTAACTGAATATCAGCCTTTTGTTTGGATGAAATACGATCAATTTTATACTGCTAACGTTCCTTTTTATAATTACCCTTATACATTTGGTTATCTCTTAAGTCTAGGCTTATTAGAGATTGCAAAACAGGAAGGTAGTGAATTTAATCGTAAATATAAACTGTTCTTAAGTGACACAGGGAAAAGACCAGTTGAAGAGTTAGTGAACCAGTACTTTCAAATTGATCTTGCGAATCCTGATTTTTGGAGGGAATCATTACTTCAAATAAATAAAGATATTGATGATTACATACAGCTTGAAAAGGAAGAATTTTAA
- a CDS encoding DegV family protein yields MSVKIITDSAADLPKELLRTYDIDLIPLRVYDEAETEYLDGVTLESVRLLQKMREGEVYKTSLPSLEAFQETFVTYAKQNIPCIYLAFSSELSGTYQSSVVIKEEVKETYAGFDLEIIDTKCASLGQGLVVLEAAKMAQNGATKEEILNRVAFLTKHMEHIFTVADLQYLVRGGRLSKVAGFIGGLLNIKPILNVDEGKLVPLEKVRGRKKVLNRIVEIMDERGKDLKSQTIGITHGDDIESANALKELIVEKFGCEVFVINTIGAVIGAHTGPGVLTLVFLNEVE; encoded by the coding sequence ATGAGCGTTAAAATTATTACGGATAGTGCGGCTGATTTACCAAAAGAATTGCTGCGTACTTACGATATAGATTTGATTCCACTTCGTGTATATGATGAAGCAGAAACTGAGTATTTAGACGGAGTAACATTAGAGTCGGTTCGCTTATTACAGAAAATGAGAGAAGGCGAAGTATATAAAACATCGCTACCATCATTAGAAGCGTTTCAAGAAACATTTGTTACATATGCTAAGCAAAATATTCCTTGTATTTATTTAGCTTTCTCATCTGAACTATCGGGTACATATCAATCTTCGGTCGTTATAAAAGAAGAAGTAAAAGAAACATATGCAGGTTTTGATTTAGAAATTATTGATACAAAATGCGCTTCACTTGGTCAAGGACTTGTAGTGTTAGAAGCAGCAAAAATGGCACAAAATGGTGCAACGAAAGAAGAAATTTTGAACCGTGTTGCTTTTCTAACAAAACATATGGAGCATATTTTCACAGTAGCTGATTTACAGTATTTAGTTCGAGGTGGCCGTTTAAGTAAAGTAGCTGGATTTATTGGTGGCTTATTAAATATTAAACCGATCTTAAATGTTGATGAAGGAAAGCTTGTTCCACTTGAAAAAGTGAGAGGCAGAAAGAAAGTCTTGAATCGAATCGTGGAAATAATGGATGAACGTGGAAAAGACTTAAAGAGTCAAACCATCGGAATTACACATGGTGACGACATAGAAAGTGCAAACGCACTAAAAGAATTAATCGTTGAAAAATTTGGTTGTGAAGTATTTGTAATAAATACAATTGGGGCCGTAATTGGAGCTCATACAGGACCAGGCGTTTTAACATTAGTATTCTTAAATGAGGTAGAGTAA
- a CDS encoding helix-turn-helix transcriptional regulator: MENRMKEYREKNSFSQGELAKLCNVSRQTINAIENNKYDPSLQLAFDIAKHLGITMEDLFIPSENGGKRNG, encoded by the coding sequence ATGGAAAACCGAATGAAGGAATACAGAGAAAAAAATAGTTTTTCACAAGGGGAATTAGCAAAGTTATGTAATGTAAGCAGACAGACGATTAACGCAATCGAGAACAACAAATATGATCCAAGTTTACAGCTGGCATTTGATATAGCAAAGCATTTAGGAATCACTATGGAGGATTTATTTATACCATCGGAGAATGGAGGGAAAAGGAATGGATAA
- a CDS encoding cupin domain-containing protein: protein MTSYMDYTSPSTRFTHDLSTSNFFKKDEHNYINVLGINQLNTLENTSLLDIFLSADNVVEPHVHQNAAELVYCISGAAVVSLLNPFTNQILNFPIKPGQVANIPQGWWHYEIASIDNTHLLAIFNAPTPEVIFGSDILRLTPSNVMAHTYCLDEQQWKQAISPIQSTTVIGPPKNCNQNQNRNEMHNIPYQNQTHTQQPSPYYQQQFPIHPYWGY, encoded by the coding sequence ATGACTTCTTATATGGATTACACCTCTCCCTCTACCCGTTTCACTCATGATCTAAGCACAAGTAATTTCTTTAAAAAAGATGAGCACAATTATATAAATGTGTTGGGCATTAATCAATTGAATACATTAGAAAATACTTCTTTACTAGACATTTTTTTAAGTGCGGATAATGTTGTAGAACCTCATGTACATCAGAATGCCGCTGAACTTGTTTACTGTATTTCTGGTGCAGCTGTCGTTTCATTACTCAACCCATTTACGAATCAAATTCTTAATTTCCCTATAAAACCAGGTCAAGTTGCCAACATACCGCAAGGCTGGTGGCATTATGAAATTGCCTCTATTGACAATACACATTTATTGGCCATTTTTAATGCCCCTACTCCAGAAGTTATTTTCGGATCTGATATTTTAAGATTAACTCCATCAAATGTAATGGCTCATACTTATTGCCTCGATGAACAACAATGGAAACAAGCGATATCACCTATTCAATCTACTACCGTAATTGGTCCTCCAAAAAACTGTAATCAAAATCAAAACCGAAATGAGATGCACAATATACCATATCAAAACCAAACGCATACACAGCAGCCCTCTCCTTATTACCAACAACAATTTCCAATTCATCCATATTGGGGCTATTAA